In the genome of Candidatus Cloacimonadota bacterium, the window GAAGCCATAAAACCAATCAGTTATCTAAAAGCAAATGCTGCCAAAATATTGAAAGAAATCTCTAAAACACGTTCTCCGCTTATTATTACACAAAACGGAGAAGCTAAAGCTGTGTTGCAGGATATCAAAGAATACGAAGAAATGAAAGAAACTTTGGCCTTATTAAAAATACTAGCATTGGGAGAAGAATCAGTAAGAAAAGGTGAGGTTAAATCTGCTGATGAAGTTTTTTCTGAGATTGAAAAAAAGATAGAAAATGATCAAAAATAAAGAGCTTATTTTCACCAAACAAGCTGAAGATGATCTTCATTCAATATACGATTACATTAAAAATAACGATTCAGCTGATGCTGCTCAAAAAATATACTATTCTATTAAAGATAAATGTACAAAGTTAAAAAGTTTCTCAAATATCGGACATATACCACCAGAATTAGAAATTCTTTCAATTTACAATTATTTTGAAATCAACTTTAAGCCATATAGAATAATTTATAATATTACCAAGAGGGAAGTAATAATTTTTGGCATTTTTGATGGTCGTAGAAATTTATCGGATATTTTAGCTAAAAGATTGTTGAAGTAGATTTATCTAATTTATTCGCATAAAAATACCCTCCCTTACTTACCGGTCAGCTTTTGGTACATTCTATCAATAATTCTATAGTTCTTGACTTCTACTAAACGAAAATTTCCCTTAATCACATGAAATGGAAATTTGATAATAAACCTGACAATGACGAAGCTGTCATCAATACTTTTCAGTATTTTCTGCGATTAAAAGCTCTCTACCGCCAGGGCTGGCTGCAGCGCAATGTTCCCGATATTAAAACCGAATCTGTTGCCGACCATTCTTTTGGAATTGCCATGCTTGCCCTTCTACTTTGTCCTCCAGAATTGGATAAATTAAAAGTTCTGGAAATTGCTCTTCTGCATGAAACCGGTGAATGTATAATTGGCGATCTTACTCCCTGGGATAATTTGACAGAAG includes:
- a CDS encoding type II toxin-antitoxin system Phd/YefM family antitoxin codes for the protein MKYSEAIKPISYLKANAAKILKEISKTRSPLIITQNGEAKAVLQDIKEYEEMKETLALLKILALGEESVRKGEVKSADEVFSEIEKKIENDQK
- a CDS encoding type II toxin-antitoxin system RelE/ParE family toxin, encoding MIKNKELIFTKQAEDDLHSIYDYIKNNDSADAAQKIYYSIKDKCTKLKSFSNIGHIPPELEILSIYNYFEINFKPYRIIYNITKREVIIFGIFDGRRNLSDILAKRLLK
- a CDS encoding HD domain-containing protein, which gives rise to MKWKFDNKPDNDEAVINTFQYFLRLKALYRQGWLQRNVPDIKTESVADHSFGIAMLALLLCPPELDKLKVLEIALLHETGECIIGDLTPWDNLTEEKKSEMEKNAVIKILSNLPDDKRLISLWEEFEYETTEEGKFVRQLDKLEMGLQAEIYEKFGENDAKALLESAHQKVTDEKLKKYLKKLD